A genomic region of Desulfosarcina ovata subsp. ovata contains the following coding sequences:
- the trpE gene encoding anthranilate synthase component I — MKLNAFPNREQFARLAEASNVIPVCREILADMETPVSLLKKCYDDRGQGPRKPIFLLESVEGGEKWGRYSFLGTSARAHVKVFADCVTIGGNGGEEKIFHNGDPLEALKTFMQRFRPAEMPDLPRFWGGLVGYLSYEMVSFFERIPNRLPADTPLAHFIVCDELLIFDNIRNSLICVAIAFTEDDTEPDSAFDAAMARLDAMQQRMMAPITDNGVPDPDNPLTIEPVLAPETFKSQVATTKAYIQKGDIIQAVISQPFQCKAPEDVISVYRSQRYVNPSPYLFFFHFEEMALVGSSPETMVRMENRVATLRPIAGTRPRGDSEQADRALAAELLADEKERAEHLMLVDLGRNDLGRVARTGTVQVTDLMVVERYSHVMHLVSNINCDLEDEYDAWDLLRASFPAGTLSGAPKVRAMEIIDELEQRPRGPYGGAVGYVSFSGNMDLAITIRTACIENGTLTVRAGAGIVADSDPETERIETINKAMAIQRALELTRQGGVTTP, encoded by the coding sequence ATGAAGCTGAACGCGTTTCCCAATCGGGAGCAGTTTGCTCGTCTGGCCGAGGCCAGCAATGTGATTCCGGTTTGCCGGGAGATTCTGGCGGACATGGAAACACCGGTATCGCTGCTCAAGAAATGTTATGACGATCGTGGCCAGGGGCCGCGAAAGCCGATTTTTTTACTGGAGAGTGTGGAGGGCGGTGAAAAATGGGGACGCTACAGTTTTCTGGGCACATCGGCGCGGGCCCACGTCAAGGTATTTGCCGACTGCGTCACCATCGGTGGCAATGGCGGAGAAGAGAAAATTTTCCACAATGGCGACCCCTTGGAGGCGCTGAAGACGTTCATGCAGCGTTTCCGGCCCGCCGAAATGCCCGATCTGCCGCGCTTCTGGGGCGGGCTGGTGGGATATCTGAGCTATGAAATGGTCTCTTTTTTCGAACGTATCCCCAACCGGTTGCCGGCGGACACGCCCCTGGCCCATTTCATCGTTTGCGACGAACTGCTCATTTTTGACAACATCCGCAACAGCCTGATCTGTGTGGCCATCGCTTTTACCGAAGATGACACCGAACCGGACTCGGCATTTGATGCGGCCATGGCCCGCCTGGACGCCATGCAGCAGCGGATGATGGCGCCGATCACCGATAACGGGGTGCCTGACCCGGACAATCCGCTGACCATAGAGCCGGTGCTGGCGCCGGAAACTTTCAAATCCCAGGTGGCCACGACCAAGGCGTACATCCAAAAAGGGGATATCATCCAGGCCGTGATCTCCCAGCCGTTTCAGTGCAAGGCGCCGGAAGATGTGATTTCGGTCTACCGTTCCCAGCGCTACGTCAACCCGTCCCCCTATCTCTTTTTCTTTCATTTCGAAGAGATGGCCCTGGTGGGATCGTCACCGGAAACCATGGTGCGCATGGAAAACCGTGTGGCCACCCTTAGGCCCATTGCCGGCACGCGCCCGCGGGGGGACAGCGAACAGGCCGACCGTGCCCTGGCGGCGGAGTTGCTGGCCGACGAGAAGGAGCGCGCCGAACATCTGATGCTCGTGGATCTGGGACGAAACGACCTGGGCCGGGTGGCCCGTACCGGTACGGTGCAGGTGACCGATCTGATGGTGGTGGAACGCTATTCCCATGTGATGCATCTGGTTTCCAATATCAACTGCGACCTCGAGGATGAATACGACGCCTGGGATCTGCTGCGCGCCTCCTTCCCGGCCGGAACCCTGTCCGGGGCACCCAAGGTGCGCGCCATGGAGATCATCGACGAGCTGGAACAGCGTCCGCGGGGACCTTATGGCGGGGCTGTCGGATATGTCTCTTTCAGTGGCAACATGGATCTGGCGATCACCATCCGCACCGCCTGTATCGAAAACGGGACGCTGACCGTCCGGGCCGGTGCGGGCATCGTGGCGGATTCGGATCCGGAAACCGAGCGCATCGAAACCATCAACAAGGCCATGGCCATTCAACGGGCCCTGGAGCTGACCCGCCAGGGGGGAGTGACCACACCATGA
- a CDS encoding anthranilate synthase component II — translation MILMIDNYDSFTYNLVQYLKQIGEGVVVKRNDTIGVDEIAAMAPQAIVISPGPGRPESAGVSLDAIVRFSGTIPILGVCLGHQSIAHAFGGKVISAMRLMHGKTSMVTGDGQGIFRGIKTPFQAMRYHSLAVEKVSLPDCLTVSATADDGEIMGLRHREHLTEGIQFHPESIMTPLGKRLLRNFLKMIPASNN, via the coding sequence ATGATACTGATGATCGACAACTATGATTCTTTCACTTATAACCTGGTACAGTACCTCAAACAGATCGGCGAAGGGGTGGTGGTCAAGCGCAACGACACCATCGGCGTGGACGAGATTGCCGCCATGGCCCCCCAGGCCATTGTCATCTCACCGGGACCGGGCCGCCCGGAATCGGCCGGTGTCAGCCTGGATGCGATCGTGCGTTTTTCCGGCACGATTCCCATCCTGGGCGTCTGTCTGGGACATCAGTCCATCGCCCATGCCTTTGGCGGCAAGGTGATTTCCGCCATGCGCCTGATGCATGGCAAGACGTCCATGGTCACCGGCGACGGACAGGGGATTTTCAGAGGCATCAAAACGCCATTCCAGGCCATGCGCTACCATAGCCTGGCCGTTGAAAAAGTGAGTCTGCCCGACTGCCTCACGGTGAGTGCCACGGCCGACGATGGTGAAATTATGGGGTTGCGGCACCGCGAGCATCTGACCGAAGGGATCCAGTTTCACCCGGAATCGATCATGACCCCGCTGGGCAAGCGGCTGCTGCGCAACTTTCTGAAAATGATTCCCGCTTCCAACAATTGA
- the trpD gene encoding anthranilate phosphoribosyltransferase gives MFKENLATIISRTDLSEAQMAEMMTEIFDGKTTDAQVGAMMGALATKGETFEELAGAARAMRKKAHRIQVATSPVVDTCGTGGDGLKTFNISTTTAFVVAGCGVTVAKHGNRSVSSKCGSADVLEQLGVKLDTDPEVVEEAVQAIGIGFLFAPLYHSAMRFAAKARSEVGLRSIFNMLGPLTNPAGANCQLLGVFAPQLTEMFAEALRLLGARSAFVVHGHDGLDEISVCAPTRVSQLENDMIRTFDIYPEQYFGQLADSSSMTGGDPAENAMITRRILEGEKGPKRDVVLLNSAAALVACQKAVDLPAGIATAAESIDSGAARQKLEALVAYTRDNG, from the coding sequence ATGTTCAAAGAAAATCTGGCGACCATTATCAGTCGCACCGATTTGAGCGAAGCCCAGATGGCGGAGATGATGACCGAAATTTTCGACGGCAAGACCACCGATGCCCAAGTTGGCGCTATGATGGGGGCTCTGGCCACCAAGGGCGAGACTTTCGAAGAGCTTGCCGGCGCGGCGCGGGCCATGCGCAAGAAGGCCCACCGCATCCAGGTGGCCACCTCGCCGGTGGTGGACACCTGCGGTACCGGCGGTGACGGCCTCAAGACCTTCAATATCTCTACGACCACGGCTTTTGTGGTGGCCGGTTGCGGGGTCACCGTGGCCAAGCACGGCAACCGAAGTGTCTCATCCAAGTGTGGCAGTGCCGATGTATTGGAGCAACTGGGGGTGAAGCTGGACACCGACCCGGAGGTGGTTGAAGAGGCGGTCCAGGCCATCGGTATCGGATTCCTGTTTGCCCCGCTTTACCACAGCGCCATGCGGTTCGCCGCCAAGGCACGCAGCGAAGTGGGGCTGCGCAGCATCTTCAACATGCTCGGGCCGCTGACCAATCCGGCCGGGGCCAATTGCCAGCTTTTGGGCGTGTTTGCCCCTCAGCTTACCGAGATGTTCGCCGAGGCCCTGCGGCTGCTCGGTGCCAGAAGTGCCTTCGTGGTCCACGGCCACGATGGCCTGGACGAAATTTCCGTATGTGCGCCCACCCGCGTCTCGCAGCTTGAAAACGACATGATCCGGACTTTTGATATCTATCCCGAGCAGTACTTCGGCCAGTTGGCCGATTCGTCGTCGATGACCGGCGGGGATCCTGCGGAGAACGCGATGATCACCCGCCGCATTCTCGAAGGGGAGAAGGGCCCCAAACGGGACGTGGTGCTGCTCAATTCGGCGGCCGCTCTGGTGGCCTGCCAGAAGGCTGTCGATCTTCCGGCCGGGATTGCTACGGCCGCTGAGTCCATCGACAGCGGTGCGGCCAGACAGAAACTGGAAGCCCTGGTGGCCTATACCCGGGATAATGGATAG
- the trpC gene encoding indole-3-glycerol phosphate synthase TrpC, whose translation MPSDFLNTIIEQKREDISRASKRVSEAQLMEQARQRSDFRPFADRLSRPGPGGANIIAEIKRASPSKGDICPDLDAAPTAARYKAGGAAAISVLTDTTFFKGCLDDLTAARAACGLPVLRKEFIISRYQVVEAAAAGADAILLISRILNADKLDQLYRLCRELGMDALVEIHTPADAEVVAGMDVRLVGINNRNLSTFETDLAVAVELVARLAPHQVPVAASGIASAGDVRRNLSAGIFNFLVGESIVRAADPAGFIRGLVNAGQAGDNP comes from the coding sequence ATGCCGAGCGATTTTCTGAACACGATTATTGAACAGAAACGGGAGGATATCTCCCGGGCGAGCAAACGGGTCTCCGAGGCGCAGTTGATGGAACAGGCCCGGCAGCGATCCGATTTCCGGCCGTTCGCCGATCGGCTCAGCCGGCCGGGGCCGGGCGGGGCGAACATCATCGCCGAAATCAAGCGCGCCTCTCCATCCAAAGGGGATATCTGTCCGGATCTGGATGCCGCACCCACGGCAGCCCGGTACAAGGCCGGGGGGGCTGCGGCGATTTCCGTACTCACCGATACAACCTTTTTCAAAGGCTGCCTCGACGATCTCACGGCAGCCCGGGCGGCCTGCGGCCTGCCGGTCTTGCGCAAGGAGTTTATCATCAGCCGTTATCAGGTGGTCGAGGCGGCGGCGGCTGGTGCCGATGCGATTTTGCTGATCTCCCGGATTCTGAATGCGGACAAACTGGATCAGCTCTACCGCCTGTGCCGCGAGTTGGGTATGGATGCCCTGGTGGAGATCCATACGCCGGCCGATGCCGAAGTGGTGGCGGGGATGGATGTTCGTTTGGTGGGTATCAACAACCGCAATCTGAGTACCTTTGAGACCGACCTGGCCGTGGCCGTGGAACTGGTTGCCCGGCTGGCACCCCACCAGGTACCCGTGGCCGCTTCCGGAATCGCCAGCGCCGGCGATGTGCGGCGCAACCTGTCGGCGGGGATATTCAACTTCCTGGTGGGCGAGAGCATCGTACGCGCGGCCGATCCGGCCGGATTTATCCGCGGGCTGGTGAACGCCGGTCAGGCCGGAGACAACCCATGA
- a CDS encoding phosphoribosylanthranilate isomerase produces the protein MTPTPTRFRFPQVKICGLTRPDEAARCAALGADAIGLVFFPKSPRNVSVEQARAVVAALPDRVAAVGVFVDADFGFIMSRVEGCGLSMAQLHGRETPALVDRLTIEGVGVIKGLFIDGQPGLDAADGFAAHGFLVECAKGPLPGGNAMAWDWGAARDFGQHHPLVLAGGLTPENVAAAIAAARPAAIDVSSGVEATPGRKDADKVARLLQAVNKVGYQASASFPPVFRPRGGRCDG, from the coding sequence ATGACCCCGACACCGACCCGATTCCGCTTTCCCCAGGTGAAAATCTGCGGGCTGACCCGTCCGGACGAGGCGGCCCGTTGCGCCGCACTGGGTGCCGATGCCATCGGTCTGGTCTTTTTCCCCAAAAGCCCCCGCAACGTCAGCGTGGAACAGGCCCGGGCCGTGGTGGCGGCCCTGCCCGACCGCGTTGCCGCTGTTGGCGTCTTCGTGGACGCCGATTTTGGATTTATCATGTCCCGGGTCGAGGGGTGCGGCCTTTCCATGGCCCAGTTGCACGGCCGGGAAACCCCGGCCCTGGTGGATCGGCTCACCATTGAAGGGGTGGGGGTGATCAAGGGCCTTTTCATCGACGGCCAGCCGGGATTGGATGCGGCCGATGGGTTCGCTGCCCATGGTTTTCTGGTGGAGTGTGCCAAGGGTCCCCTTCCCGGGGGGAACGCCATGGCCTGGGACTGGGGCGCGGCCAGGGATTTCGGCCAGCACCATCCCCTGGTACTGGCCGGTGGCCTGACGCCGGAAAATGTAGCCGCGGCCATTGCGGCTGCCCGGCCGGCGGCGATTGATGTCAGCTCCGGCGTGGAGGCGACGCCAGGACGCAAGGATGCGGACAAGGTGGCGCGGCTGCTGCAGGCCGTGAATAAGGTTGGTTATCAGGCATCGGCTTCTTTCCCGCCGGTGTTTCGCCCGCGAGGAGGGCGCTGCGATGGATGA
- a CDS encoding YheU family protein, whose product MDEPEAMLVIPHRQLSPDALTGLIEEFVTRDGTDSGYTRGSLDESVAMVRRQLDVGQAVIVFDNRTQTCNIVPAETIKTTNQS is encoded by the coding sequence ATGGATGAACCGGAAGCGATGCTGGTGATTCCTCACCGGCAGCTCAGCCCGGACGCCCTTACCGGCCTGATCGAGGAGTTTGTTACCCGTGACGGTACGGATTCGGGTTACACCCGGGGTTCGCTGGACGAGAGCGTAGCCATGGTGCGTCGCCAGTTGGACGTCGGCCAGGCCGTAATCGTTTTTGACAACCGGACCCAAACCTGCAATATCGTTCCTGCCGAGACAATCAAAACCACAAACCAATCCTGA
- the nfo gene encoding deoxyribonuclease IV produces the protein MKYIGAHVSAAGGVENAPLNARAIGATAFALFTKNQRQWKAKPLTEASIRKFKANCADAGYTPDQILPHDSYLINLGHPEPAGLEKSRTAFIDEMQRCQQLGLKYLNFHPGSHLNKISQTDCLARIAESINLALAETRGVTAVIENTAGQGSNLGHRFEHLAAIIDGVDDQTRVGVCLDTCHTFSAGYDLVTPEGYEATLARFDAVVGFAFLRGMHLNDDKKSMGSRIDRHASLGEGTLGLAAFRMIMTDARFDRIPLILETPDDSRWAAEIQMLKEMQK, from the coding sequence ATGAAATATATCGGCGCCCATGTCAGTGCCGCCGGCGGCGTGGAAAACGCGCCCCTGAACGCCAGGGCCATCGGAGCCACGGCCTTTGCCCTGTTTACCAAAAACCAGCGCCAGTGGAAGGCGAAACCGCTCACCGAGGCGTCGATCCGCAAATTCAAGGCCAACTGCGCGGATGCCGGTTATACGCCGGATCAGATCCTGCCCCATGACAGCTACCTGATCAACCTGGGGCATCCGGAACCGGCCGGACTGGAGAAGTCCCGCACCGCCTTCATTGATGAAATGCAGCGCTGCCAGCAGTTGGGACTCAAGTACCTCAATTTTCACCCGGGCAGCCACCTGAACAAAATCAGCCAGACCGACTGCCTGGCCCGCATCGCCGAATCCATTAATCTGGCCCTGGCGGAGACCCGGGGCGTAACCGCCGTGATCGAGAACACCGCCGGCCAGGGGTCCAACCTGGGCCACCGCTTCGAACACCTGGCGGCCATCATCGACGGGGTGGACGACCAAACACGGGTCGGCGTCTGCCTGGATACCTGCCACACCTTCTCCGCCGGTTATGACCTGGTCACTCCCGAGGGCTATGAAGCCACCCTGGCGCGGTTCGATGCAGTGGTGGGATTTGCCTTTCTGCGGGGGATGCATCTCAACGATGACAAGAAGTCCATGGGCAGCCGGATCGACCGTCATGCCAGCCTGGGGGAGGGAACCCTGGGACTGGCGGCCTTCCGTATGATCATGACCGATGCCCGTTTTGATCGGATTCCGTTGATTCTGGAGACGCCGGACGACAGCCGCTGGGCCGCTGAGATCCAAATGCTCAAGGAGATGCAAAAATGA
- a CDS encoding AAA family ATPase, with product MTIQPQFQAIVDQIGQVVLGKNDQIRMALTCLLAKGHLLIEDIPGIGKTTLAKVLSRSMGLEFRRVQFTSDMLPGDILGSSIFDQNTAAFVFHPGPIFTQVLLADEINRATPKTQSALLEAMEERQVTSDGKTRRLAAPFFVIATQNPLELSGTFPLPESQLDRFLMRIELGYPDREAERLLLGGDRPPHQAVETLEQCLSPENVLELQEQVAAVHVADAVVSYLQDLLEFSRGSRYFHMGLSPRAGLALLHAARSWAFISGRDYVLPEDLQAVINPVVGHRLRSRDDLSEIPAQQLTSFFKEVAVP from the coding sequence ATGACCATCCAACCCCAATTTCAAGCCATTGTCGATCAGATCGGGCAGGTGGTGCTGGGGAAAAACGATCAGATCCGAATGGCGCTGACCTGCCTTCTGGCAAAGGGCCACCTGCTCATCGAGGATATTCCCGGCATCGGTAAAACCACCCTGGCCAAGGTCCTTTCGCGCAGCATGGGCCTGGAGTTCCGGCGGGTGCAGTTTACCAGCGACATGCTGCCGGGCGATATTCTGGGCAGTTCGATTTTCGACCAGAATACGGCTGCCTTTGTTTTTCATCCCGGGCCGATATTCACCCAGGTGCTTCTGGCCGATGAGATCAACCGGGCCACGCCCAAAACCCAGAGTGCGTTGTTGGAAGCCATGGAGGAACGCCAAGTTACCAGCGATGGGAAAACCCGACGGCTGGCGGCGCCCTTTTTCGTGATCGCCACCCAGAATCCACTGGAGCTGTCCGGCACCTTTCCGCTGCCCGAGTCCCAGCTGGACCGTTTTCTCATGCGCATCGAACTGGGTTATCCGGACCGTGAGGCGGAGCGGCTGCTGCTGGGGGGCGACCGGCCGCCGCACCAGGCGGTTGAGACCCTGGAGCAGTGCCTGAGTCCCGAGAACGTCCTTGAATTGCAGGAGCAAGTGGCGGCCGTGCATGTGGCCGATGCGGTGGTGAGCTACCTTCAGGATCTGTTGGAATTCAGCCGCGGCAGCCGCTATTTTCACATGGGATTGTCACCGCGGGCGGGGCTGGCGCTCCTGCACGCCGCCCGCTCCTGGGCCTTTATCAGCGGTCGGGATTACGTTCTGCCGGAGGACCTGCAGGCGGTGATCAATCCTGTGGTGGGGCACCGCCTGCGTTCCCGTGACGATTTAAGCGAGATTCCGGCCCAGCAATTGACATCGTTTTTCAAGGAGGTGGCCGTCCCGTGA
- a CDS encoding DUF58 domain-containing protein produces the protein MKAVVARTFYWLVGGNTTVPVTLGLRNIYILPTGYGLLYLIGLGAMLIGSINYNNNLGFLLTFLLGSLGMTAMLTTYGMLYGLDLVSAAARPVFAGEPMAVDIRLAGIARPRFGIRWYIDRENRTEVDLAAGEMLRVRVYARTTHRGRFRPGRLRIAVVYPLGLFQAWARIDPNVAGLVYPRPLAGALPLAHDQTGSGQGPTLGPAGVDDFQGLSTYQPGDPPQRIHWQAYSRGRGLHTKTFADPVGQALMLDLARIRGDDTEKKLSILAFQVLRAHHHRRPFGMILGERTIPVGSGRAHRQRCLRMLALYGSS, from the coding sequence GTGAAGGCCGTAGTGGCGCGGACGTTTTACTGGCTTGTGGGCGGAAACACCACCGTTCCCGTCACCTTGGGCCTGCGCAACATCTACATTCTGCCCACCGGTTATGGTTTGCTCTACCTGATCGGGCTCGGGGCCATGCTGATCGGGTCGATCAACTACAACAACAACCTGGGTTTTCTGCTGACTTTCCTTCTGGGTAGTCTGGGCATGACGGCCATGCTGACCACCTATGGCATGCTTTACGGCCTCGACCTGGTATCGGCAGCGGCCCGGCCGGTGTTTGCCGGTGAACCGATGGCCGTCGACATTCGCCTGGCGGGTATCGCCCGTCCGCGTTTTGGGATTCGATGGTACATCGACCGCGAGAATCGGACCGAGGTGGACCTTGCCGCCGGTGAAATGCTGCGGGTCCGTGTTTACGCCCGGACAACGCACCGGGGCCGTTTCAGGCCGGGCCGGCTGCGGATTGCCGTCGTTTATCCCCTGGGGCTGTTTCAGGCCTGGGCGCGCATCGATCCGAATGTGGCGGGTCTGGTCTATCCCCGCCCTCTGGCCGGTGCGCTGCCACTGGCCCATGATCAAACGGGAAGCGGCCAAGGGCCGACGCTCGGGCCAGCCGGCGTTGACGATTTCCAGGGCCTCAGCACCTACCAGCCCGGTGATCCGCCCCAGCGAATCCACTGGCAGGCCTACTCCCGTGGCCGCGGGCTGCACACCAAAACCTTTGCCGACCCGGTGGGCCAGGCCCTGATGCTGGATCTGGCCCGTATCCGTGGCGATGATACGGAGAAGAAACTCTCGATCCTCGCTTTCCAGGTGCTGCGGGCGCATCACCACCGGCGTCCCTTCGGTATGATTCTGGGCGAGCGGACGATTCCGGTGGGCAGCGGCCGGGCCCACCGCCAGCGCTGCCTGCGGATGCTGGCCCTCTACGGGAGCTCCTAA
- a CDS encoding DUF3488 and DUF4129 domain-containing transglutaminase family protein, whose protein sequence is MLRQPIRALIVALAAAAAPLVFELPWWAVGWCLACWGYCLAGDRHGWSAPPRWIRMGIFVTGSVAVLVSAGLRFDGRDFITLLAVMAGMKPLEIRNRRDSMVTVFLAYFLVITSLFVFENLSMTVYLFLSVWITTAVLIQVNHPKGRLGAQLRLAGRLVVVAIPLTVLLFFLFPRLSGSYWGSPWTRQGRSGFTGTIRIGDVSRLALVDAPAFSVFFDGAPPPPDQRYWRGIVFQRLAGRTWYPEPRPHRRHRSIAGETQTGYTVVLEPTGQRHLFVLDLPLVADPVGSIMDDHTLLARRSVRQRLRYHAVSVLDYRQSADGPPGERYRQLPGGQNPRSTQLGRRWAKNLGSPAAVVAAGMDFFRESGFAYSLQPGPLGAEAVDDFLFSVRKGFCEHYASAFTVLMRAAGIPTRMVGGYQGGRWNALGGFLSVRQSHAHVWCEVWLNGQGWTRVDPTQAVAPERIDGQMAGDKLTGGEGRGMAALRRWHQTVQQTWETLNMRWNIWFMGFSAEDQVALLKRMGIYVAGRTHWFVFMALPVLFIGLFLLVGRLRPPPARSPDDAAVKIYGRFLGKMHRIGFPRPSHLGPQSYSDFVVRRHPALKAQVDAITQTYIALRYRPHAGPATLQNFGRQVRRFKPLPPAAKEDPGT, encoded by the coding sequence ATGTTGCGACAGCCGATCCGTGCATTGATTGTTGCCCTGGCCGCCGCCGCCGCCCCGTTGGTCTTCGAACTGCCGTGGTGGGCCGTGGGATGGTGTTTGGCGTGCTGGGGGTATTGCCTGGCCGGTGATCGCCACGGATGGTCCGCCCCGCCCCGCTGGATTCGAATGGGAATTTTTGTGACCGGGAGCGTGGCCGTTCTGGTCTCGGCCGGCCTGCGTTTCGATGGAAGGGACTTCATTACCCTGCTGGCGGTCATGGCGGGGATGAAGCCGCTGGAAATCCGCAACCGGCGGGACAGCATGGTGACCGTCTTCCTGGCCTATTTTCTGGTGATTACCAGCCTGTTCGTTTTCGAAAACCTTTCCATGACGGTTTACCTGTTTCTGTCGGTCTGGATCACCACCGCTGTGCTGATTCAGGTCAACCATCCCAAGGGGCGCCTGGGGGCACAGCTGCGTCTGGCCGGGCGTCTGGTGGTTGTGGCCATCCCGCTCACGGTACTGCTCTTTTTCCTTTTTCCACGGCTGTCCGGCAGTTATTGGGGATCGCCATGGACCCGGCAGGGGCGCTCGGGATTCACCGGCACCATCCGCATCGGAGATGTCTCGCGGCTGGCTCTGGTGGACGCACCGGCCTTTTCGGTGTTTTTCGATGGCGCACCGCCCCCACCGGATCAGCGCTACTGGCGGGGGATCGTTTTCCAGCGCCTGGCCGGTCGGACCTGGTACCCCGAGCCTCGCCCGCACCGTCGACACCGAAGCATCGCCGGCGAAACCCAAACGGGCTACACCGTGGTCCTTGAACCCACCGGCCAGCGGCATCTCTTTGTTCTGGATCTGCCGCTGGTGGCCGACCCGGTGGGGTCGATCATGGATGATCATACCCTGCTGGCCCGTCGGTCCGTACGGCAGCGGTTACGCTACCATGCCGTCTCCGTGCTGGACTACCGGCAGTCGGCGGACGGGCCACCCGGCGAGCGTTACCGCCAACTGCCCGGCGGGCAGAACCCACGTTCCACCCAATTGGGCCGTCGCTGGGCAAAAAACTTGGGATCGCCGGCGGCTGTCGTGGCCGCGGGCATGGATTTTTTCCGGGAATCGGGATTTGCCTATTCCCTGCAGCCGGGGCCACTGGGCGCGGAAGCAGTCGACGATTTTCTTTTTTCCGTCCGCAAGGGATTTTGCGAGCATTATGCCTCGGCGTTTACCGTGCTCATGCGGGCCGCCGGTATCCCCACCCGTATGGTGGGCGGCTACCAGGGCGGGCGCTGGAATGCCCTGGGCGGATTTCTCAGCGTGCGCCAGTCCCATGCCCACGTCTGGTGCGAAGTGTGGCTGAACGGGCAGGGCTGGACCCGTGTTGATCCGACCCAGGCCGTGGCACCGGAGCGCATTGACGGCCAAATGGCCGGAGACAAGCTGACCGGGGGGGAGGGGCGTGGGATGGCCGCGCTGCGTCGGTGGCATCAAACCGTACAACAGACTTGGGAAACCCTCAACATGCGCTGGAACATATGGTTCATGGGGTTTTCCGCCGAGGATCAGGTGGCGCTGTTAAAACGGATGGGTATTTATGTGGCCGGCCGGACGCACTGGTTTGTATTTATGGCCCTGCCCGTTCTGTTCATCGGCCTCTTCCTGCTGGTTGGCCGCCTCCGCCCTCCACCCGCAAGATCGCCTGACGATGCAGCCGTGAAGATCTATGGCCGGTTTCTGGGCAAGATGCACCGGATCGGTTTTCCTCGCCCTTCCCACCTTGGGCCGCAGTCGTATTCCGATTTCGTGGTCCGGCGGCATCCGGCTCTGAAAGCGCAGGTGGATGCCATCACGCAAACCTACATCGCCCTTCGTTACCGCCCCCATGCCGGGCCGGCGACACTGCAGAATTTCGGCCGGCAGGTTCGCCGGTTCAAGCCGTTGCCACCTGCGGCAAAAGAAGACCCTGGAACATAA